A genome region from Arachis duranensis cultivar V14167 chromosome 8, aradu.V14167.gnm2.J7QH, whole genome shotgun sequence includes the following:
- the LOC107463287 gene encoding F-box protein At5g39450 has product MLPEPYDSSFLVSLPDDVFAIVSRFLSPRDVCSLGLCCKSLNALVACEKIWLTQCDVLGIVPHKDLVEWRNGVCSYKALCHFLLSVQPLIGLWVHQNPELGNVVYVMPGFMSVVGCRVIPQELGPLGIEDGPILWACVFEVIADFDGSTVFFLHGREKGIDYIYPGSVKPVQKSCNVLLLEVEPGQQQKNVGALLQSKSFVHHSGVELSRNVCRSNSDISRSQRVNGNNETMVPFSKLAFSDRRKLLEATTSQVRQRVPDMAIGPLFPGLRDDDENFQKDLVLLWERRSFLSQIYELGSKQLVNRASSQDRVGPTHLELDGIRKSFDCSRAICNPLPEEDSRIKRKGLRGYFLDGLKHMLGRSNSTNDSHMISKKLTSSSEMRHARLQEFLRSSNTIRLTLNASTMKLSSYRAWPNMHDSRFALYKLPLRVPRADQEYAGLWGGTFGWPPGKPSEDKPGKALFFLLLSYEELQGQQLLIATKILEGTHYVLHPNGSAMFIVNINEPSDEPFPRSTDGDSFPVDIKHVFVGEGIASGYGFRYPGSKPGSLFVLQNGILAFIWKESRAVLTLQRLNLQELLKKGERVPSLPPVANFSYLTKSYSNVFAGFPSASNCLSTPRQGLDL; this is encoded by the exons ATGTTACCTGAACCCTATGATTCAAGCTTTCTCGTATCTCTCCCTGATGATGTTTTCGCCATTGTTTCTCGGTTCCTTTCACCGAGAGATGTGTGTAGCTTGGGCTTGTGCTGTAAGAGCTTGAATGCTCTTGTGGCTTGTGAAAAAATCTGGCTAACTCAATGTGATGTTTTGGGCATAGTGCCCCATAAAGACCTTGTTGAGTGGAGAAATGGTGTGTGTTCTTACAAGGCTCTATGCCATTTCCTTCTCAGTGTTCAACCACTGATTGGATTATGGGTTCATCAGAATCCGGAGCTAGGCAATGTGGTGTATGTAATGCCCGGATTTATGTCGGTTGTTGGTTGCAGGGTAATCCCTCAGGAGCTTGGTCCATTGGGCATTGAAGATGGCCCAATCCTCTGGGCATGTGTCTTTGAAGTTATTGCTGATTTTGATGGTTCGACTGTATTTTTCCTTCATGGTAGGGAGAAGGGTATTGATTATATATATCCTGGTTCTGTCAAGCCTGTACAGAAATCTTGCAATGTGCTGTTGCTCGAGGTAGAACCCggacaacaacaaaagaatgttGGTGCTTTGTTGCAGAGTAAAAGCTTTGTGCACCATTCGGGTGTAGAGTTATCAAGGAATGTTTGTCGGTCGAATAGTGACATTTCTAGGTCACAAAGGGTGAATGGAAATAATGAGACAATGGTTCCTTTCAGCAAATTAGCATTTAGTGATAGAAGAAAGTTGCTAGAGGCAACTACTAGCCAAGTCCGGCAAAGGGTTCCTGATATGGCAATTGGACCATTGTTTCCTGGGTTAAGGGATGATGATGAAAACTTTCAGAAGGATTTGGTTCTCTTATGGGAAAGACGATCGTTCCTTAGTCAAATCTACGAGCTTGGTAGTAAGCAGCTGGTAAATAGAGCAAGTTCTCAAGATAGAGTTGGTCCAACACACTTAGAACTTGATGGTATCAGAAAGAGTTTTGATTGTTCAAGAGCCATTTGTAACCCTTTGCCGGAGGAGGATAGTCGCATCAAAAGAAAAGGTCTTCGTGGATATTTCTTGGATGGCCTTAAACATATGCTTGGAAGATCTAATTCGACGAATGACAGCCATATGATTTCCAAGAAGCTTACTTCAAGCAGTGAGATGAGGCATGCTCGCCTTCAAGAATTTCTTCGATCGAGCAATACAATAAGACTAACATTGAATGCCTCGACAATGAAGTTGTCTTCTTATCGAGCATGGCCAAATATGCATGACAGTCGGTTCGCACTTTACAAGTTGCCATTGCGAGTTCCTAGAGCTGACCAAGAATATGCTGGTTTATGGGGAGGGACTTTTGGTTGGCCTCCCGGAAAGCCTTCCGAAGACAAGCCTGGAAAAGCTTTGTTCTTTCTTCTGCTCTCTTATGAGGAGTTGCAAGGACAACAGCTTCTCATTGCAACGAAAATTTTGGAAGGCACACACTATGTCTTGCATCCTAATGGTTCAGCAATGTTTATAGTGAATATCAATGAGCCTTCGGATGAGCCATTTCCTAGGAGCACTGATGGAGACTCATTTCCGGTGGATATCAAGCATGTTTTCGTGGGGGAGGGAATTGCAAGCGGCTATGGGTTTAGATACCCTGGATCAAAGCCCGGTTCGCTCTTTGTTCTTCAAAATGGTATCCTTGCCTTCATTTGGAAGGAATCAAGGGCTGTTTTGACCTTGCAAAGACTCAACTTGCAAGAACTTCTAAAGAAGGGTGAAAGGGTACCTTCCCTGCCTCCTGTCGCCAATTTTTCGTATCTGACGAAGTCCTACTCCAACGTGTTTGCTGGCTTTCCGAGCGCTTCGAATTGTTTATCTACGCCAAG GCAAGGACTAGATTTATGA